The genomic window CGCCCAGATGGCGAAGCTGGTCGAGGCGGCGCAGACCGGCAAGGCGGCGGTGCAGCGGCTCGCCGACCGGATCTCCGGGGTCTTCGTGCCGATCGTGATCGCTCTCGCCGTCGGCACGCTGGGCTGGTGGCTCGGTACCGGCGCCGGGACGACCGCCGCCTTCACCGCGGCGGTGGCCGTGCTGATCATCGCCTGCCCGTGCGCCCTCGGCCTGGCGACGCCGACCGCGCTGCTGGTCGGCACCGGGCGGGGCGCCCAGCTCGGCATCCTGATCAAGGGTCCGGAGGTGCTGGAGTCGACCCGACAGGTCGACACCGTGGTGCTGGACAAGACCGGCACCGTCACCACCGGGAGGATGACCCTGGTCGACGTGCTCCCCGCCGCCGGTCAGGACGCCGACGAGCTGCTCCGGCTGGCCGGCGCGCTGGAGGCCGCCAGCGAGCACCCGATCGCCCGGGCCGTCGCCGCCGGCGCCGTCGACGCGGGCGCCCTGCCGGCGGTGACCGGGTTCGCCAACGTCGAGGGGCTCGGCGTGACCGGGTCGGTCGACGGCCGCGAGCTGGTGGTCGGGCGGCTCCGGCTGCTGCGGGAGCGGGGTCTGGACGTACCGGAGGAGGTCATGCGGACGGTGACCGAGGCGGAGGCCGCCGGACGGACGGCGGTCCTCGCCGGCTGGGACGGCCGGGCCCGTGGGGTCCTCGCGGTGGCCGACGTGGTCAAGCCGACCAGTCGGACGGCGGTCGCCCGGCTGCGCGGGCTGGGGCTCACCCCGGTGCTGCTGACCGGCGACAACGCCACCGTCGCGAAGGCGGTGGCCGCCGAGGTCGGCGTCGACGAGGTGATCGCCGAGGTGCTGCCGGCGGACAAGGTGGACGTGGTGCGGCGGCTCCAGGCCGAGGGGCGGACGGTGGCGATGGTCGGTGACGGGGTCAACGACGCCGCCGCGCTCGCCCAGGCCGACCTGGGGCTGGCCATGGGCACCGGCACCGACGTGGCGATCGAGGCGTCCGACCTGACCCTGGTCCGCGGCGACCTGACGGCCGCCGTGGACGCGATCCAGCTTTCCCGGCGGACCCTCGGCATCATCAAGGGCAACCTGTTCTGGGCCTTCGCCTACAACGTGGCCGCCCTGCCCCTCGCCGCCGCAGGCCTGCTCAACCCGATGATCGCCGGGGCGGCGATGGCCTTCTCGTCGGTCTTCGTGGTGGCCAACAGCCTGCGGCTGCGCCGGTTCCGGCCGGTCGGCTGACGTCAGCGCCGGCGGGCCCACCTGCTCACCGTCGGTGAGCACCGCCGGTGACGGAGGGTTGAGCAACCGGACGCGGGGGTACATCGGGGGCGTAGCGAAAACCGCTGAGTGGAGGTTCGCATGGGTATCGACGACAAGATCGACAACGCGTCCGAGAACACCGCGGGCAAGGTCAAGGAAGGCCTCGGTCGGGCCACCGACGACGAGCGCCTCGAGGCCGAGGGTCGCAACGACCAGGCCAGCGCCAACCTCAAGCAGGCCGGCGAGAAGATCAAGGACGCCTTCAAGAGCTGACGTACGGCTTTCGCACGCCGGGCCGGCAACCGCCGGCCCGGCGTGCTGCGCGCCCGGCCCGACGTCCCGGCCGGGGCGCGTCCTGCCGAGGCGTCGCCGCGTTGGCAGGATGGTTTGTCGCCGCTCGATCTGATCGGGGCGCGGGCGGCAGCACGACAGTGAGCCCCGGTTGACCGAGGACCGTCCGTGGGACGGCCACCGACCGTACGGGGAGAACCATGACCGGTACCACCGCGATCCGTACCGCCGCCCTGGTGACGCTGACCACGCTCGCCGCGGCCTGCCAGTCCACCGGGGAGGAGAGCGCGGCCCCGGCCGGCGCCACGGCCCCCGCGCCCAGCGCCTCCGCCGTGGCCACCGCGACCCCCGCCGCCACCGCCGCGCCCTCCCCGGCGACGGCGGCGAACACCGCGGCGGTGTGCGCCAGCGTCGACAAGCTGATCATCGCCGGCAGCCGGGAGATCGCCGACGACTCCGCGGCGGCGTCCCGCCGCGAGCTCACCCCGGAGCAGGTGAACGCGGAGCTCAAGGCCAACCTCGCCGACCTGGCCGACGACGTGCGCGGCCAGGCCGCCCGGGCGCGGGACCCCGAGATCAAGGCCCTGATCACCGACACCGCCGACCGGATCGACGCCGGTGCCAGGTCGGCCGCGCCGGCGAAGTGGCTCACCTCGACCTTCGTCGGCATCCCGCGGCGCCTCACCGAGGAGTGCCGCGCCTGACCTTCCGTCCACTCTGGCCGGGGGCAGCACCCCGCCGACCCCTTGCGCCGGCCCGGCCGGCGCATACCGTCGTCCATATCGGAATGTCGACTCCCGCCCACCGGCGGTCATCGCGGTTCGCGTCCGGGACCTAGGATGCGAGGTGACCCCGACCACGGAGGGAGCCGCGCCATGGCAGACCCGATCGATCCGTCCGGTCTCGGCCGCCTGCTGTCCGAGACGATGTCCGCGCTCGGTCAGTTCGGCGGTGGCCCGCAGGACGACGTGGTGCCGCCCGAGGGCGTGGGAGAAGCCGCCGACGGCATGGTCCGGGCGGCCGTGGCGCCGCCCGGTCGGGTCACCGCGCTCGCCCTCGACCCCCGGGTCATGCGAATGGCGAGCGAGTCGCTCGCCGAGGAGATCACCCGGGCGGTCAACGGGGCGCTCGCCGACCTCCAGGAGAAGGCGGCCGGCGCGGTGCCGGGGCAGGTCGACCTCGGTGGGCTCGGCGACCAGCTGCGGCGGATCCAGGAGGACGCCGGCCGGCAGCTCACCAAGTTCACCGACTCCCTGATCGAGGCCCAGGATCGGCTCGCCCGCCAGGGCGGGAAGTGATGGCGCTCCAGATCGACCCGGAGGGGCTGAGCGGCTCGGGGCGGGCGCTGGAGGGCGTCGCCACCCGTTTCACCGAGGCGCTGGCGGCGTTCCGCGCGGAGCTGGAGAGCTTCGGCCGGCCCTGGGGGTCGGACGATATCGGCTCGCTGATCGGCGCGGCCCACGACGAGGTGTCCGCCTTCGCCTTCGACTGCTTCGACAGCGCGTTGCAGGAGATCGCCGCCGCCGGCACCGACCTCACCGGCATGGCCACCCGGTACGCGCAGGTCGAGGCCGCCATCACGAAAGGCTTCGACGGCCTCCAGCAGGGCCTGGGAGGCTGAGCGGTGGGCCTCGAACTTCCCGGCGAGCTGCGCTCGCTGCTGGGCGTCCTCGGCTACACCTGGCCCGAGGCGGACGAGACCCGGCTCTTCGAGATGGGGAACGCCTGGATCGGCTTCTCCGGCACTCTCGCCGGGGTGGTCGCCGAGGCGGACACCGGCGCGAGCGCGGTCTGGACCACCCACGCCGGGCAGGACGTCAGCGCCTTCCAGGCCTGGTGGACCAAGGAGGACAGCCCCGCCGACAGCCTCCGGGACGGCGTGACCGCCGCCGTGCTCACCGGCACCGGCCTGATCATCTGCGGCGCGATCGTCCTCGCGCTGAAGATCGCGGTGATCGTGCAACTGGTGGTCCTCGCCATCCAGATCGCCCAGGCGGTCGCCACGGCCGCGGTCACCTTCGGCGCATCGTTGCTGGAGATCCCGGTCTTCCAGCAACTCGCCCGGACCATCGTCGGAAACCTCATCCAAGAGGTCATCTGGAAGCTGATCGACGGGTGACCGGGGATGAGCGGAGGTAAGGCCGGCGGGCGGTTGATGCGGGCCGCGCTGCGCTTCCTGAAGAAGACCAAGGGGCGCAACCGGCCGGGCCGGATGAAGCCGCACTTCGTCGACCATGTCTTCGGCGGGCATGTCCGACCCGGCCTCACCAAGGGCTCCGGCTATCACTATCGACCCGGCGGTCAGGACTTTCCCGGCCGCAGAATCAGGCCCGGCACGGTCAACCGGCACCCGACGAACGGAGCGTACGAGGCGGAACCCGAGTTCTTCGACCCGACCCGCAATCCGCCGCACGGTGAGTGGAAGCCCAAGGCCGGCAACGGCGGGGTCAGCACCTTCTTCCCGGACGACTGGACCCCCGCGCAGGTGGACAATGCCATCAGCGGGGCCTTCCAGAATGCCGTCCGACAGCCGGACGGGACCTGGATCGGCACGTACCGAGAGGTGACCATCCAGGGCTTCTACGATGGCCCCGACGGCTTCACGCACGGGTGGCCCGTCCTCTGATCCTCGGAAGGCTTGCCTTGACCTTCATCACCTTCTCCCTCAACCAGTTCAACCTTCCGGCGTACCAGGTGAAGGACGCTCGGTACACAACCCTCGGGGTCTGGCTGATCACCGACATCTCGCGCCAGTTCCTGGTCTGCCTCGACGGCCTGGCCATGATCGATGATGTCGCGGCTGGGCGGGCGCCGTTCGAGGAGTGGAGCAGTGACAAGTTCGAGGTGGAGTTCACCCAGCAGGGCGTCTTGCTGCAGAACCAGTGGCTCGAGCACCAGCGTGGCGAATACACGGTCGACGAGGTCCGGGACGCCCTGGAGAGCTACTGGCGCTACCTGGTGAGCCTGCCGGAGCGGGAGCTGATCCGTGAGTACCGTCCCGACCTTCCGGAATGGCAGGCGGCCCTGCTGCGGTGGGAGGAGAAGTGGGGCCTCACCCACCCGTACCGGGGTCGGCTGTTCTGATCAGCGCAACACCCGGTACGTGACGTGGGTGACGGTCGACGCGGCGACCACCCGCACCGGCTCCACCAGACCTGGTCACGTTTCCCATGTCCGGTCGACCCGTCGGCGGATGAACTCATCGGTCGGCGGCCAGCCGGGTGGCCCGTACCTCCAGGTAACGCCGCTCCGGCAG from Micromonospora kangleipakensis includes these protein-coding regions:
- a CDS encoding heavy metal translocating P-type ATPase, with protein sequence MTSTAKSLPVAPNLIELAIGGMTCASCAARIEKKLNRMDGVEATVNYATEKATVRYPDEVSPADLIATVEKTGYTAVIPPPSRPAGAETAAEPVDELRGLRTRLWVSVALAVPVILLAMVPAWQFDYWQWLSLTLAAPVVVYGGLPFHRAAWINLRHGAATMDTLVSLGTLAAFGWSLWALFLGDAGMPGMTHPFRFDITRTDGAGNIYLEAAAGVTVFILAGRYFEARSKRTAGAALRALLELGAKDVAVLRGGQEVRVPVDQLAVGDRFVVRPGEKVATDGVVEEGSSAVDASMLTGESVPVEVRPGDTVVGATVNAGGRLVVRATRVGGDTQLAQMAKLVEAAQTGKAAVQRLADRISGVFVPIVIALAVGTLGWWLGTGAGTTAAFTAAVAVLIIACPCALGLATPTALLVGTGRGAQLGILIKGPEVLESTRQVDTVVLDKTGTVTTGRMTLVDVLPAAGQDADELLRLAGALEAASEHPIARAVAAGAVDAGALPAVTGFANVEGLGVTGSVDGRELVVGRLRLLRERGLDVPEEVMRTVTEAEAAGRTAVLAGWDGRARGVLAVADVVKPTSRTAVARLRGLGLTPVLLTGDNATVAKAVAAEVGVDEVIAEVLPADKVDVVRRLQAEGRTVAMVGDGVNDAAALAQADLGLAMGTGTDVAIEASDLTLVRGDLTAAVDAIQLSRRTLGIIKGNLFWAFAYNVAALPLAAAGLLNPMIAGAAMAFSSVFVVANSLRLRRFRPVG
- a CDS encoding CsbD family protein → MGIDDKIDNASENTAGKVKEGLGRATDDERLEAEGRNDQASANLKQAGEKIKDAFKS
- a CDS encoding YbaB/EbfC family nucleoid-associated protein — protein: MADPIDPSGLGRLLSETMSALGQFGGGPQDDVVPPEGVGEAADGMVRAAVAPPGRVTALALDPRVMRMASESLAEEITRAVNGALADLQEKAAGAVPGQVDLGGLGDQLRRIQEDAGRQLTKFTDSLIEAQDRLARQGGK
- a CDS encoding EndoU domain-containing protein, which produces MSGGKAGGRLMRAALRFLKKTKGRNRPGRMKPHFVDHVFGGHVRPGLTKGSGYHYRPGGQDFPGRRIRPGTVNRHPTNGAYEAEPEFFDPTRNPPHGEWKPKAGNGGVSTFFPDDWTPAQVDNAISGAFQNAVRQPDGTWIGTYREVTIQGFYDGPDGFTHGWPVL